In Stigmatella erecta, a single window of DNA contains:
- a CDS encoding immunity protein Imm33 domain-containing protein — translation DDVTVTLQVQGSMLETAQGVDAEPRFPRFTDTVTAVPGWEKSERVALARALEPEAGDSGWLIVPPGALSTVPPEQFPVFELLRRRSELLSAMALPGGWVVEFEEDEILGYGKPG, via the coding sequence GATGACGTCACGGTGACGCTGCAGGTGCAGGGCAGCATGTTGGAGACGGCGCAGGGGGTGGACGCCGAGCCTCGCTTCCCCCGCTTCACCGACACGGTGACGGCGGTGCCGGGCTGGGAGAAGAGCGAGCGGGTGGCGCTGGCGCGTGCGCTGGAACCCGAGGCGGGGGACTCCGGCTGGCTCATCGTGCCCCCGGGGGCGTTGAGCACCGTGCCGCCCGAGCAGTTCCCGGTGTTCGAGCTGCTGCGTCGGCGCTCCGAGCTGCTCTCCGCGATGGCCCTGCCGGGCGGCTGGGTGGTGGAGTTCGAAGAGGACGAGATCCTGGGCTACGGCAAGCCGGGCTGA
- a CDS encoding DUF2381 family protein, translated as MIQPLRLALALALLGGTAARAEPVPGGRIERTRAVTIASGPAEPLPEVRVAGDTPTLLFFPAPIQTKTLTFDESRIRVLDTGALSVIVQAVTDLQEGERHEIGVFFADGRVPARAGFVLVTAPTQVDTRIDVRRPEPPAAPCLSEVQPRVPLPEDFVLLGYVGDTGVSVVPIKGVEDEAQSLSTSSGRFYLGKGWALVSVRIENLSTHRWTPREATFSRPMGPSLQARLVMEGDGMIEPGELGQALAVVDMPDLNADTSFTLELRGEDGRSLKIPDVRFPKAAREGGQ; from the coding sequence TTGATCCAACCGCTTAGATTGGCCCTGGCGCTCGCGCTCCTCGGGGGGACAGCGGCACGAGCCGAGCCGGTGCCTGGGGGACGCATCGAGCGCACGCGAGCAGTCACCATCGCGAGCGGCCCGGCCGAGCCGCTGCCCGAGGTTCGCGTCGCGGGGGATACGCCGACGCTGCTCTTCTTCCCAGCCCCCATCCAGACCAAGACCCTCACCTTCGATGAGTCCCGGATCCGCGTGCTGGACACGGGAGCGCTCTCGGTCATCGTTCAAGCCGTGACGGACCTTCAGGAAGGCGAGCGCCACGAGATTGGGGTCTTCTTCGCCGATGGGAGGGTGCCAGCGCGGGCTGGTTTCGTGCTCGTCACCGCTCCCACCCAGGTGGACACTCGGATCGACGTGAGGCGCCCCGAGCCCCCCGCCGCGCCTTGCCTGAGCGAAGTTCAGCCTCGGGTGCCGCTCCCCGAGGATTTCGTGCTGCTAGGGTACGTGGGCGACACAGGCGTATCGGTCGTGCCCATCAAGGGTGTTGAAGATGAGGCTCAGAGCCTTTCAACAAGTTCGGGGCGCTTCTATCTCGGGAAGGGATGGGCGTTGGTGTCGGTGCGGATTGAAAACCTCTCTACACACAGGTGGACACCGCGAGAGGCAACTTTTTCAAGACCCATGGGGCCGTCCCTGCAAGCGCGCTTGGTGATGGAAGGTGACGGCATGATCGAGCCGGGAGAACTTGGGCAAGCGCTTGCTGTGGTGGATATGCCGGACCTAAACGCGGACACGTCCTTCACGCTGGAACTACGCGGCGAAGATGGCCGGAGCCTTAAGATTCCAGACGTGCGCTTCCCGAAAGCTGCGAGGGAGGGGGGACAATGA
- a CDS encoding serine/threonine protein kinase, with the protein MTANLLRLPSGAIVDGWHVSRELGNGGFAVVYLVEKNGKPYALKVARHREASGDDKRTHARMVREATTLLMLNHPNIIRHWGNGYAEAGNMYVALEYVDGWTLAEWKERKHPTVHEILGVFVKLASALSYMHARGVLHRDLKLVNVLIRKSDGEPVIIDFGCATYSLAEDLTEEGLPPGTERFRAPEQFRFLREHKNEHRARYAFKVADEIFALGAMLYELLTDPRPTEHYRRVSLNNIHMPPPSAVDVNPRIPEALSALVEKILSRNPSERPVDTEALRRELKEHLESSGAEYRVPAHAPSEQLPFEPSMAAGGPGVPPKGPAPRKVPTKTLAAGAALVVVLAAAVTFWRVSGDLPAPLPDHSAPLMTSPPDMSPPSPSLMVIPPATDAGQKEGSTVMMTTPEVPSQGRPQRAQKRLSPAECAAMSLVAALAAGCPGAQIRPESFTCPSGAARAMVRDLHWERGNQFLLTLDDRHDRKEKIWFTPGSDVVGVVPKLKGLDRRQYEVAPPGTRFYGKAYYLKKGFDGEPSLLVRYDRVKLPGQDERPVCFVVESRSYGFKDGRVQARNFDNGTVVERWP; encoded by the coding sequence ATGACAGCAAATCTGCTGAGGTTGCCATCTGGCGCCATTGTTGACGGCTGGCATGTTTCAAGGGAACTCGGCAATGGCGGCTTTGCTGTCGTCTACCTGGTGGAGAAGAACGGCAAGCCCTACGCGCTCAAGGTGGCGCGCCATCGCGAAGCCAGCGGAGACGACAAGAGGACTCATGCCCGCATGGTGCGTGAGGCCACAACCCTCCTCATGCTGAACCACCCCAACATCATCCGGCACTGGGGCAACGGTTATGCGGAAGCGGGCAACATGTATGTCGCGTTGGAATACGTGGACGGCTGGACGCTGGCGGAGTGGAAGGAACGCAAGCACCCCACGGTCCATGAAATCCTAGGGGTCTTCGTTAAGCTCGCTTCCGCGCTGTCGTACATGCACGCGCGGGGTGTGCTTCACCGGGATTTGAAGCTGGTCAACGTCCTGATCCGGAAGAGCGACGGAGAGCCCGTCATCATCGACTTTGGCTGCGCGACCTACTCACTGGCTGAAGACCTCACGGAAGAAGGGTTGCCCCCGGGAACAGAGCGTTTCCGCGCACCGGAGCAGTTCAGGTTCCTACGGGAGCACAAGAACGAGCACCGGGCGCGGTATGCCTTCAAGGTCGCTGACGAGATCTTCGCGTTAGGGGCTATGCTCTACGAACTGCTGACGGACCCGCGGCCGACGGAACACTACCGGCGCGTGTCCTTGAACAACATCCACATGCCGCCCCCTTCGGCAGTGGATGTGAATCCCAGGATTCCCGAGGCGCTCAGCGCCTTGGTCGAGAAGATTCTTTCCCGGAACCCATCCGAGCGCCCCGTTGACACGGAGGCCCTCCGTCGCGAGCTGAAAGAGCATCTCGAAAGTTCGGGGGCCGAGTACAGGGTGCCCGCCCATGCCCCATCGGAACAGTTGCCTTTCGAGCCTTCCATGGCTGCGGGGGGCCCTGGGGTGCCTCCCAAGGGCCCTGCACCGCGCAAGGTGCCCACGAAGACGCTGGCTGCCGGCGCTGCACTGGTGGTGGTCCTGGCCGCAGCTGTGACCTTCTGGCGTGTCTCTGGAGACCTTCCTGCCCCGCTTCCGGACCATTCCGCACCGTTGATGACTTCCCCCCCTGATATGTCCCCCCCAAGCCCCTCGCTGATGGTCATCCCCCCGGCAACGGACGCTGGCCAGAAGGAAGGTTCAACCGTGATGATGACGACACCTGAAGTCCCGTCCCAAGGGCGCCCCCAGCGCGCACAGAAGCGGTTGAGCCCTGCCGAGTGCGCCGCGATGTCGCTCGTCGCGGCCCTGGCGGCAGGCTGCCCTGGCGCTCAGATTAGGCCCGAGTCCTTCACCTGCCCCTCTGGCGCCGCGCGTGCCATGGTACGCGACCTTCACTGGGAAAGAGGCAACCAGTTTTTGCTCACTCTCGACGACCGGCACGACCGCAAGGAAAAGATCTGGTTTACCCCCGGTTCCGATGTGGTGGGGGTTGTCCCCAAGTTGAAGGGCCTCGACAGACGGCAGTACGAAGTGGCGCCCCCTGGAACACGGTTCTACGGAAAGGCTTATTACCTGAAGAAGGGCTTCGACGGTGAGCCGTCGCTTCTTGTGAGGTACGACCGCGTGAAGCTTCCTGGGCAGGACGAGAGACCTGTTTGCTTCGTGGTGGAAAGCCGCTCTTACGGGTTCAAGGACGGTCGAGTTCAGGCTCGCAACTTCGACAATGGCACCGTCGTAGAGCGCTGGCCCTGA
- a CDS encoding serine/threonine protein kinase: MATDSFGIPSGAILFELDGVQYEFRENLGEVQRGISHFVGRQLIGGIPKKRVLIKAVGRSSGAPMTRLLRARAKLEEQVRLAKYLDHPGIHRVHGLKKAEGTWYVVTEYPRGNSLSNLINLVADCRHWYTPQFTMYIGARLADVLAYAHAAKDEQGRPLNVVHRAIDADHVFLDWKGVVRVSDFGLSLSSLPGRTPSTVLRLHGDGFYSSPEMLLGKRVDSRADLFSIGMLMLELATGKNLLDAPDEVTAKVKASLSQSQLRRVKRAIERAQLSGCSPMVGDAIWRAATYTETDVERVTAHLPEGLRVTLRKLLHPELGKRYQTAGEMVADLRHWLGELAFGPAKVIEELTNTMDEAAESLAETGLETPLTSKRLGESTTA; encoded by the coding sequence ATGGCGACAGACAGTTTCGGGATTCCGAGCGGGGCGATTCTCTTCGAGCTGGATGGCGTTCAGTACGAGTTCCGCGAAAACCTGGGAGAGGTTCAGCGTGGGATCAGTCACTTCGTCGGACGGCAGCTCATCGGTGGGATTCCCAAGAAAAGGGTGCTGATCAAGGCGGTGGGCCGTTCGAGTGGCGCTCCGATGACGAGGCTCCTGCGCGCCAGGGCGAAGTTGGAAGAGCAGGTGCGCTTGGCCAAGTATCTTGATCACCCTGGGATTCATCGGGTCCACGGGCTGAAGAAGGCCGAAGGGACTTGGTATGTGGTCACCGAGTACCCGCGCGGAAACAGCTTGAGCAACCTGATCAACCTCGTGGCGGATTGCCGCCATTGGTACACGCCTCAATTCACCATGTATATCGGTGCCCGGCTGGCGGACGTGCTGGCGTACGCGCACGCGGCAAAGGATGAGCAGGGGCGCCCCTTGAACGTCGTTCACCGCGCTATCGATGCGGATCACGTGTTCCTGGACTGGAAGGGTGTTGTTCGCGTCTCTGACTTTGGGCTTTCCCTTTCCAGTCTTCCGGGCCGCACCCCTTCCACCGTTCTGCGCCTGCATGGAGATGGTTTCTACTCCTCGCCAGAAATGCTCTTGGGCAAGCGCGTTGACTCACGAGCGGATCTCTTCTCAATCGGTATGCTCATGCTCGAACTGGCGACCGGGAAGAACCTGCTCGATGCGCCGGACGAGGTGACGGCCAAGGTCAAGGCGTCCCTCTCGCAGTCGCAACTCCGCCGAGTCAAGCGCGCCATCGAACGGGCGCAGCTTTCAGGATGCAGCCCCATGGTGGGAGATGCGATTTGGCGCGCGGCGACCTACACGGAAACGGACGTCGAGCGGGTGACGGCCCATCTCCCAGAGGGCCTGCGGGTGACGCTGCGCAAGCTCCTCCATCCCGAGCTGGGGAAGCGCTATCAGACGGCGGGGGAAATGGTGGCCGATCTGCGCCACTGGCTCGGGGAGTTGGCCTTTGGCCCTGCCAAGGTGATCGAAGAGCTGACGAACACCATGGATGAGGCTGCGGAGAGCTTGGCTGAGACGGGATTGGAGACCCCCCTGACCTCCAAGCGTTTGGGGGAGAGCACCACGGCCTAG